One region of Montipora foliosa isolate CH-2021 unplaced genomic scaffold, ASM3666993v2 scaffold_435, whole genome shotgun sequence genomic DNA includes:
- the LOC137988933 gene encoding zinc finger MYND domain-containing protein 12-like — protein MNTINPLANPKGVKLLCELCQKPAFVQCTDCRVTYYCSAEHQKADWLGIHEKICQLLIALRTPVPFLGSEEERQHRKQQQIVRQKQMIELCRTEGQKLLFEGKYDRVVPAALESLKFSIEVYGLSSIELVPSYLILGEASIGLGRLSQAEEYLAQAQWTVLKTPDCTDGIKSKLFRNLGLLYAAQGNYTDALSQLADDIYHSSRVYGTDDIRTSGGYFHMANVFYRQSKLDVAFSLYNQVTDIWHEHLNKLLKQRTKTPAKPSGIGPAFNSGIPTVFDILDEAQEAEAIQVINAILDLREQQSVQTPAVMCKIYFTTAMLQFILGEMAKAREFGIKARTACENTVSADPETMKNVVEFLQAVDRSL, from the exons ATGAACACCATTAATCCTTTGGCTAACCCTAAAGGTGTTAAGCTCTTATGTGAGTTATGTCAAAAACCAGCCTTCGTCCAATGTACAGATTGTCGAGTCACCTATTATTG ttcagCAGAGCACCAGAAAGCTGATTGGCTTGGAATTCATGAAAAGATTTGTCAATTGTTGATAGCACTGCGGACACCGGTGCCATTTCTTGGATCTGAAGAGGAAAGGCAACACAGAAAACAACAGCAAATTGTCAGACAG AAGCAAATGATAGAGTTATGTCGCACAGAGGGTCAGAAGTTGTTGTTTGAGGGAAAATATGACAGAGTAGTTCCGGCTGCATTGGAATCTTTGAAATTCTCAATTGAAGTTTATGGTCTCAGCAGTATTGAGCTTGTACCTTCATATCTCATACTTGGTGAGGCTAGCATTG gaCTTGGTCGTTTATCACAAGCTGAGGAATACTTAGCCCAGGCTCAGTGGACTGTTCTCAAGACTCCAGACTGCACGGATGGCATCAAATCAAAGCTATTCAGAAACTTGGGATTACTGTATGCTGCACAGGGAAACTACACTGATGCTCTCTCACAATTAGCAGATGAT ATTTATCATTCATCAAGAGTATATGGCACAGATGACATCAGAACTTCAGGTGGTTACTTCCACATGGCTAATGTGTTCTACCGGCAAAGCAAACTGGACGTTGCTTTCTCTCTGTATAACCAG GTAACAGATATCTGGCACGAGCACCTAAACAAACTGTTAAAGCAAAGAACCAAGACGCCTGCAAAGCCATCGGGAATAGGACCAGCTTTCAACTCTGGCATACCAACTGTCTTTGATATTTTAG ATGAAGCACAAGAAGCAGAAGCTATCCAAGTGATAAATGCCATATTAGACCTACGAGAGCAACAATCGGTCCAAACACCTGCAGTAATGTGTAAAATATATTTCACTACAGCAATGTTGCAGTTTATTCTTGGAGAAATGGCAAAG GCAAGAGAGTTTGGAATCAAGGCTCGTACAGCCTGTGAGAATACAGTGTCTGCTGATCCTGAAACCATGAAGAACGTTGTGGAGTTTTTGCAAGCCGTTGATCGATCCTTATAA
- the LOC137988932 gene encoding RYamide receptor-like, with protein sequence MPCLTSDCQLLAKICNNNIDGYFNLTEENVPVYSECCFHVRTMSANCSVNASSIEQKIIRDKDCFVSDSTALKALRISAYCFLMVISLIGNSSIIVLVWKERQMRKTINFFIVNMCVADILTTLFMPRVMALSYLGYEWKVHGLVGQVLCKVLVFTHETAIAVSIFTVVAISCDRFFAVVFPLKTLITKTICRIIIAVIWILAVIIRVPMLYGLKTHYKESGKLSCSLSLDSAFHKGAEKSYYKFILILVFAAPLSVIVVLYSGILITLKLRRIPGDEITRRNPMEKSRDAAVKKKVLRLVLILVAVFVLCWLLYFIWLILFSYKIRVSCGVKFFRLFLAHLNSALNPCLYYGLNENFRKGLRNGLNRCLLGGCISGNCMRMNAVNPDLTNQQETSFTEIRENVEISKL encoded by the coding sequence ATGCCTTGCTTGACAAGTGACTGTCAACTCCTGGCTAAAATATGCAATAACAATATAGACGGTTATTTTAATTTAACAGAGGAGAACGTACCAGTTTATTCTGAATGCTGTTTTCACGTGAGAACAATGTCGGCGAATTGTAGTGTCAATGCCTCCAGCATTGAGCAGAAAATTATCAGAGATAAGGATTGTTTCGTGAGTGATTCGACGGCTCTAAAAGCCTTACGTATTAGTGCTTACTGCTTCCTAATGGTTATCTCTTTGATTGGAAACTCTAGTATAATCGTGTTGGTCTGGAAAGAAAGACAGATGAGGAAGACTATTaacttttttattgttaatatGTGCGTAGCTGACATACTAACAACCTTGTTTATGCCTCGTGTTATGGCACTATCTTACCTAGGTTATGAATGGAAAGTTCACGGACTTGTCGGGCAGGTATTGTGTAAAGTATTGGTATTTACGCACGAAACAGCCATAGCTGTATCCATATTTACGGTAGTCGCTATAAGCTGCGACCGTTTCTTCGCTGTTGTGTTTCCACTAAAAACTTTAATTACAAAAACGATTTGCCGGATAATCATCGCCGTTATATGGATTTTAGCTGTTATCATCCGCGTACCAATGTTGTACGGCCTGAAAACTCATTACAAGGAATCCGGAAAACTGAGTTGTTCCTTATCCCTTGACAGTGCGTTTCACAAGGGAGCAGAGAAGTCTTATTATAAATTTATTCTCATCCTTGTGTTTGCTGCGCCTTTGTCGGTGATTGTGGTCCTTTACTCAGGAATTCTAATCACTTTGAAACTACGCAGAATTCCAGGAGATGAAATTACACGGCGCAATCCAATGGAGAAAAGTCGTGATGCCGCCGTAAAGAAGAAGGTTTTACGCTTGGTGCTGATATTGGTGGCAGTGTTTGTCCTGTGCTGGCTGCTGTATTTCATCTGgttgattttgttttcttataAAATCCGAGTTTCCTGTGGTGTGAAGTTTTTCCGCTTATTCTTGGCGCACCTTAACAGCGCGCTTAATCCTTGCCTGTACTATGGGCTGAACGAAAACTTTCGTAAAGGATTGAGGAACGGTCTCAACCGTTGTCTTCTTGGTGGCTGCATAAGTGGAAATTGTATGCGCATGAATGCCGTGAATCCTGACTTGACGAACCAGCAAGAAACAAGCTTTACAGAAATCAGGGAGAACGTGGAAATCAGTAAACTGTGA